A window of the Phaseolus vulgaris cultivar G19833 chromosome 5, P. vulgaris v2.0, whole genome shotgun sequence genome harbors these coding sequences:
- the LOC137833935 gene encoding uncharacterized protein, translated as MGVIPLNEVHDMWTRLSFSDLSECDSSSELSIQQEWDVILSQFKQVELCGKVTIKNKLREISYPYMTTLCAPLNVVKTKRSQKSQAKKFQRSTKCIPSYFEHVDRIYIVNDSSSSLKTHKGKVKVTTNTNAIPMLNQFHPKCHPYILDVINVKADGHCGFRAIASLLGMGEESWPLIRMVLFKEISQWREEYATLLGGHQRVEHIKRSLLVDELSMASVDKWMTIPDMGYLIASRYNIILVKMVDDCPIPTADILWCTHCYPEARLCSDS; from the exons ATGGGTGTCATTCCTCTTAATGAAGTTCATGATATGTGGACGAGACTAAGCTTTTCAGATTTATCTGAATGTGATTCATCATCTGAGTTGTCAATTCAACAAGAATGGGATGTCATTTTATCCCAGTTCAAACAAGTTGAATTGTGTGGCAAAGTGACAATTAAAAACAAGTTGCGTGAAATTTCCTACCCATACATGACAACATTATGTGCACCACTTAATGTAGTTAAGACAAAACGATCCCAAAAGAGTCAAGCAAAAAAATTTCAGAGGTCTACAAAATGCATCCCTTCATATTTTGAGCATGTAGATCGCATCTATATTGTAAACGATAGCTCATCATCTTTGAAGACTCATAAGGGAAAGGTTAAGGTGACGACCAACACCAATGCAATTCCCATGCTTAATCAATTTCATCCGAAATGTCACCCTTATATTTTGGATGTAATAAATGTTAAAGCGGATGGACATTGTGGATTTCGTGCTATTGCCTCCTTGCTGGGGATGGGTGAAGAGTCATGGCCACTTATCAGAATGGTTTTATTCAAAGAAATATCTCAGTGGCGTGAAGAATACGCAACATTGTTAGGTGGTCATCAACGGGTAGAACATATCAAGAGATCCCTACTAGTGGATGAGTTGTCAATG GCTAGTGTTGACAAATGGATGACAATACCGGATATGGGATACTTAATAGCAAGCAGATACAATATTATCTTA GTAAAAATGGTTGATGATTGTCCCATACCTACCGCTGACATTTTATGGTGTACACATTGTTACCCAGAGGCAAGGTTATG TTCCGATTCATAA
- the LOC137833934 gene encoding uncharacterized protein: protein MCGGYAWGVAALTHLYEQLRDASYFNTKQLGSCVTLVQVQLDGLTHDDVIWTPYEDHILSRPFETIYLFSGHLRLGSLSQRHMLERLIVASSPSACVPEYMSWFRTVSHPYIRRGELGDLPSVVPRRRLHSPNAEQTSLSSQDERAHSVTEGTDAYESTEAALHLARNVTDDEAVYTRRSRNVRGRC from the exons ATGTGCGGTGGATACGCATGGGGAGTAGCAGCACTTACACATCTATATGAGCAGTTGAGGGATGCCTCCTACTTTAACACAAAGCAGTTGGGCAGTTGTGTGACACTTGTTCAG GTGCAGTTGGATGGGCTCACACACGATGACGTTATCTGGACTCCGTATGAGGACCACATATTGAGCAGGCCATTTGAGACCATTTATTTATTCTCGGGTCACCTACGATTGGGCAGCTTATCACAGAGACATATGCTCGAGC GTTTGATAGTTGCTTCTAGTCCATCTGCATGTGTTCCTGAGTACATGTCTTGGTTCAGGACAGTGTCACACCCATACATTCGCAGAGGTGAGCTTGGAGATCTACCCAGTGTTGTACCACGTCGTCGCCTTCATAGTCCAAATGCTGAGCAGACAAGTCTCTCGTCTCAAGATGAGCGTGCACATTCG GTCACTGAAGGCACTGACGCATATGAGAGTACAGAGGCAGCGCTGCATTTAGCCCGAAACGTGACAGATGACGAGGCGGTGTACACTAGACGATCACGTAATGTTCGTGGACgttgttga